The following proteins are co-located in the Pseudomonas antarctica genome:
- a CDS encoding aliphatic sulfonate ABC transporter substrate-binding protein yields the protein MSIRRPLAIVIGLLAFSVAVSAEAQETVRIGYQKSSTLITLLKTQGTLEKVLKADNIDVSWHEFPSGLPLLEALNVGNVDISADVADTVPIFAQAAQAKLTYFAQEAPSPSAQAIVVRKDSPIQQLADLKGKKIAVTKAAGTHYLLIAALAKAGLAFSDIEPAYLSPADGRAAFENNKVDAWVTWEPFLTSVQRQLPTRTLADGAGLASYKRYYLTGTPYAKAHPEVLKLVYEQLENAGKWVKTNPQDAAKVLGPLWGNLDVATVEAANAHRSYEVQPVTVDQLGEQQKIADAFFKAGLLPQAVDAQAVQTWTP from the coding sequence ATGTCTATCCGTCGTCCCCTCGCCATTGTTATCGGGCTGCTGGCCTTTTCCGTCGCCGTGAGCGCCGAGGCTCAGGAAACCGTGCGCATCGGTTACCAGAAGTCTTCGACCCTGATCACCCTGCTGAAAACCCAGGGCACCCTGGAAAAAGTCCTCAAGGCCGACAATATCGACGTGAGCTGGCACGAGTTTCCCAGCGGCCTGCCGTTGCTCGAAGCACTGAATGTGGGCAACGTCGATATCAGCGCTGACGTGGCTGACACCGTGCCGATCTTCGCGCAGGCGGCCCAGGCCAAGCTCACCTACTTCGCCCAGGAAGCGCCCTCGCCGTCAGCCCAGGCCATCGTGGTGCGCAAGGACTCGCCGATCCAGCAGTTGGCGGATCTGAAAGGCAAGAAAATCGCGGTAACCAAAGCGGCCGGCACCCACTACTTATTGATCGCCGCGCTGGCCAAGGCGGGCCTGGCCTTCTCGGATATCGAGCCGGCCTATCTGTCACCGGCCGATGGTCGCGCAGCGTTCGAGAACAACAAGGTCGACGCCTGGGTCACCTGGGAACCCTTCCTCACCAGCGTGCAACGCCAGCTACCGACGCGCACCCTGGCCGATGGCGCCGGGCTGGCCAGTTACAAGCGCTATTACCTGACCGGCACGCCTTACGCCAAGGCGCACCCCGAGGTGTTGAAGTTGGTGTATGAGCAGTTGGAAAACGCGGGTAAATGGGTAAAAACCAACCCGCAGGACGCGGCGAAAGTGCTGGGCCCGCTGTGGGGCAATCTGGATGTGGCCACGGTCGAAGCCGCCAATGCGCACCGCAGCTATGAGGTGCAGCCGGTGACGGTGGACCAGTTGGGTGAACAGCAGAAGATTGCCGATGCGTTCTTCAAGGCGGGGCTGTTACCCCAGGCGGTGGATGCGCAGGCGGTGCAGACGTGGACGCCGTGA
- a CDS encoding LLM class flavin-dependent oxidoreductase produces the protein MTKRRQIHLSAFLLSGPVVHSHAVWRHPETVGNYLDPQYYSRIAKVVEEGLFDFLFFADRLAVGDQMGGSREFALRYGAQDATRLDPLPILSYLVGQTTKLGLGATRSTTYYEPAHIAREFATLDHLSKGRAAWNIVTSMNDSEGRLFGKDKHLEHDLRYDRADEFVEVALKLWNSWGKGALKLDRESGVLADPALIQSVQHQGDWFKVEGPLNIPRTPQGRPVLIQAGSSGRGRRFGARWAEAIFTIHPHLAAMRAFRDDVRAHVVQQGRDADSCKVLTAVMPFIGGSEAEARAKRDKHNALARPELGLVTLASQLNVDLSPFPLNATLAEVARSPLIPAAAAEKLLMQGPEITLEQLGRIFASSVRVPQLVGTGAQIADQLAELFEQGGCDGFVISPGYLPGSFSEFVESVIPHLQRKGVFRTAYEGSTLREHLGLADLNN, from the coding sequence ATGACAAAACGCCGCCAAATCCACTTATCGGCCTTCCTGTTGAGCGGTCCCGTGGTGCACAGCCACGCCGTGTGGCGCCACCCCGAAACCGTCGGCAATTACCTCGACCCGCAATACTATTCACGCATCGCCAAAGTGGTAGAAGAAGGCCTGTTCGACTTCCTGTTTTTCGCTGATCGCCTGGCCGTGGGCGACCAGATGGGCGGCTCGCGCGAATTCGCCTTGCGCTACGGCGCCCAGGACGCTACGCGCCTCGACCCATTGCCGATCCTCTCCTACCTGGTAGGCCAGACCACCAAACTGGGCCTGGGCGCGACCCGCTCCACGACCTATTACGAACCCGCGCATATCGCCCGCGAATTCGCCACGCTCGACCACCTGTCCAAGGGTCGCGCGGCGTGGAATATCGTGACCTCGATGAACGACAGTGAAGGGCGCCTGTTCGGCAAGGACAAGCACCTGGAGCACGACCTGCGCTATGACCGCGCCGATGAATTTGTCGAGGTCGCGCTGAAACTCTGGAACAGCTGGGGCAAGGGCGCGCTCAAGCTGGACCGCGAAAGTGGCGTGCTCGCTGACCCTGCGCTGATCCAGTCGGTGCAGCATCAAGGCGATTGGTTCAAGGTGGAAGGCCCGCTGAATATTCCACGCACGCCCCAGGGTCGACCGGTGCTGATCCAGGCGGGTTCTTCCGGGCGCGGTCGGCGGTTTGGCGCGCGCTGGGCCGAGGCGATTTTCACCATTCACCCGCACCTGGCGGCCATGCGTGCCTTCCGCGATGACGTGCGCGCCCACGTGGTGCAACAAGGCCGCGACGCCGACAGTTGCAAAGTGCTGACGGCGGTGATGCCGTTTATTGGCGGCAGCGAAGCCGAAGCCCGGGCCAAACGCGACAAGCACAACGCCCTGGCGCGGCCTGAGTTGGGCCTGGTGACACTGGCTTCGCAGCTGAATGTGGACCTGTCGCCATTCCCGCTGAACGCCACGCTGGCCGAAGTGGCCCGGTCGCCATTGATCCCTGCGGCGGCCGCCGAAAAGCTGCTGATGCAGGGGCCCGAAATCACCCTGGAACAACTCGGCCGCATCTTTGCCAGCAGTGTGCGCGTGCCGCAACTGGTGGGCACCGGGGCGCAGATCGCCGACCAATTGGCCGAGCTGTTCGAGCAGGGAGGCTGCGACGGGTTTGTGATTTCACCGGGTTACTTGCCGGGCTCGTTCAGCGAGTTTGTCGAGAGTGTGATTCCGCATTTGCAGCGCAAGGGGGTGTTCCGCACGGCGTACGAAGGCTCGACGCTGCGCGAGCATCTGGGGCTGGCCGATCTCAACAACTGA
- a CDS encoding ABC transporter substrate-binding protein gives MAAFDHLTRRRLLGLAGITLASPLLLSLPRLGLAADEHAGHNTPQEPAGTGDFIRLDAPRSLKLAVNLNAVCLAPVVIAHGQGFFKKHNLDVELVNFGNSTEVLLEAIATGKADAGVGMALRWLKALEQGFDVKLTAGTHGGCLRLLSAVNGGVTKLEDLKGKAIGVTDMASPDRNFFSILLKKHGVDPVRDVEWRLYPADLLGTALERGEVQAVSGSDPFMYRLIKSGVARELSTNLVEEYANLSCCVVGVTGKLVREDKRVVAALTQAILEAHDYSVQHPEEVAKGFQAYALNTSTEEVQAILHDHTHGHHAVGAALTQEITTYVTDLKTVEVISKSTDPVEFAKEITADVFS, from the coding sequence ATGGCTGCTTTTGATCACTTAACCCGCCGCCGGCTCCTGGGCCTTGCCGGCATCACCCTGGCCAGTCCCTTGCTGCTGTCGCTGCCACGCCTGGGCTTGGCAGCCGACGAACATGCGGGGCACAACACCCCACAGGAGCCCGCCGGTACTGGCGACTTTATCCGTCTTGACGCGCCGCGCTCACTCAAGCTGGCGGTCAACCTCAATGCCGTATGCCTGGCCCCGGTGGTGATTGCCCACGGCCAGGGTTTTTTCAAGAAGCACAACCTCGACGTTGAACTCGTCAACTTCGGCAACTCCACCGAAGTGCTGCTCGAAGCCATCGCCACCGGCAAGGCCGATGCGGGCGTGGGCATGGCACTGCGTTGGCTTAAGGCTCTGGAGCAGGGCTTTGATGTGAAACTCACCGCCGGCACCCACGGCGGTTGCCTGCGGCTGCTCAGTGCGGTGAACGGCGGCGTGACCAAGCTGGAAGACCTCAAGGGCAAGGCCATCGGCGTGACCGACATGGCCAGCCCGGATCGTAATTTCTTCTCGATCCTGCTGAAAAAACACGGTGTCGACCCGGTGCGCGATGTCGAGTGGCGCCTGTACCCGGCTGACCTGTTGGGCACGGCCCTGGAGCGCGGGGAAGTGCAGGCGGTCAGCGGCAGTGACCCATTCATGTACCGCCTGATCAAGTCCGGTGTGGCGCGTGAATTGTCCACCAACCTGGTGGAGGAATACGCCAACCTCAGCTGCTGCGTGGTGGGCGTCACCGGCAAGTTGGTGCGCGAAGACAAGCGCGTGGTCGCGGCGCTGACCCAGGCCATTCTGGAAGCCCATGACTATTCCGTGCAGCACCCGGAAGAAGTCGCCAAGGGCTTCCAGGCCTATGCGCTGAACACTTCCACCGAAGAAGTGCAGGCGATTCTGCATGACCATACCCACGGCCACCATGCGGTTGGCGCGGCGCTGACCCAGGAAATCACCACTTACGTCACCGACCTGAAAACCGTGGAAGTGATCAGCAAAAGCACCGACCCGGTGGAGTTCGCCAAGGAGATCACCGCTGATGTCTTCAGTTGA
- a CDS encoding ABC transporter permease, producing the protein MSSVDTTALNPPLAFKVWWQGAGVVGAWGAVALLISYWPNATRHWPMTQGLANLCVGMAALFIGLSLLGRHFSILGRRLRNAGPWLIALPVLLGIWELLTAKLALLPVPFFAPPQALLAVYIEDYARLADSLLHSALLLGSGVALGAATGFVAGVAIGWSTRIGYWLHPVLRILGPVPSTALLPLCFFLFPSSWSASVFLIALATWFPVTVLTWSGVASVDKAYYDVARTLGAKHAFLVFKVAIPAALPHVFVGLFMGLGASFSTLAVAEMMGVKSGIGWYLQWAQGWAAYANMYAALLIMALACSGLITGLFLVRDRLLAWQKGAMKW; encoded by the coding sequence ATGTCTTCAGTTGATACGACGGCCCTGAACCCGCCTCTGGCATTCAAAGTCTGGTGGCAGGGCGCAGGCGTGGTGGGTGCCTGGGGCGCAGTGGCGCTGCTGATCAGCTACTGGCCCAACGCGACGCGCCATTGGCCGATGACTCAGGGGCTGGCCAACCTGTGCGTCGGTATGGCCGCACTGTTTATTGGGTTGAGCCTGTTGGGGCGGCACTTTTCCATACTGGGCCGACGGTTGCGCAATGCCGGGCCCTGGCTGATTGCGTTGCCGGTGTTGCTGGGCATCTGGGAACTGCTCACCGCCAAACTGGCATTGCTGCCGGTGCCATTTTTCGCGCCGCCGCAGGCGTTGCTCGCGGTGTATATCGAAGACTACGCACGCCTGGCCGACAGTCTGTTGCATTCGGCGTTGCTGCTGGGCTCGGGCGTAGCGTTGGGGGCGGCCACCGGCTTCGTCGCGGGCGTGGCCATCGGCTGGTCCACACGGATCGGCTACTGGCTGCACCCGGTGTTGCGCATCCTTGGGCCGGTGCCGTCGACGGCTTTGTTGCCGCTGTGTTTTTTCCTGTTCCCCAGCAGTTGGAGCGCCAGCGTATTCCTGATCGCCCTGGCCACTTGGTTTCCGGTCACGGTGCTGACCTGGTCCGGCGTGGCGAGTGTGGATAAAGCCTACTACGACGTGGCGCGTACCCTGGGTGCCAAGCACGCTTTCCTGGTTTTCAAGGTGGCGATTCCCGCCGCGTTGCCCCATGTGTTTGTCGGCCTGTTCATGGGCCTGGGCGCCTCATTCTCGACCTTGGCAGTGGCGGAAATGATGGGGGTGAAATCCGGCATCGGCTGGTACCTGCAATGGGCACAGGGGTGGGCGGCGTACGCGAATATGTACGCGGCCTTGTTGATCATGGCGCTGGCGTGTTCGGGGTTGATCACCGGGTTGTTCCTGGTGCGCGACCGCTTGCTGGCCTGGCAGAAAGGAGCAATGAAATGGTAG
- a CDS encoding ABC transporter ATP-binding protein codes for MVALAHAASASTGLALRIENLSHGFALDGHPLPVLERVSLDVAPGECVALLGPSGCGKSTLLRLVAGLEPADAGRLLADGEPILGPDPSRVVVFQDPTLYPWRRVWDNVALGLEAQGLLKTHAFKVDEALEKVGLSAFARAYPRQLSGGMAQRVALARALVNQPRLLILDEPLGKLDSLTRITMQKELIDLWQRQGYTALLVTHDVEEALLLANRVIVFSDRPAQVQAQLSIDRPYPRHRDDPYLVGLRRQILGLLGLGESW; via the coding sequence ATGGTAGCCCTGGCACACGCGGCATCGGCATCGACGGGGTTGGCGCTGCGGATAGAAAATCTGAGTCACGGCTTTGCCCTGGACGGGCACCCTCTACCAGTGCTGGAGCGGGTTTCGCTGGACGTAGCACCGGGCGAGTGTGTGGCGCTGCTCGGGCCTTCGGGCTGTGGTAAATCCACCTTGCTGCGCCTGGTGGCCGGTTTGGAACCGGCTGACGCCGGCAGGCTGTTGGCCGATGGCGAACCCATTCTCGGCCCGGACCCGAGCCGCGTGGTGGTCTTCCAGGACCCGACCCTGTACCCGTGGCGCCGCGTGTGGGACAACGTGGCGCTTGGCCTGGAGGCCCAGGGTTTGCTCAAGACGCATGCTTTCAAGGTGGATGAGGCGTTGGAAAAAGTCGGCCTTAGCGCGTTTGCCCGCGCGTACCCTCGACAGCTTTCTGGCGGCATGGCGCAGCGGGTGGCGTTGGCGCGGGCGTTGGTCAATCAGCCGCGATTGCTGATCCTCGACGAACCCTTGGGCAAACTCGATTCATTGACTCGCATCACCATGCAAAAGGAACTCATCGACCTGTGGCAGCGCCAAGGCTATACCGCGTTATTGGTGACTCACGATGTGGAGGAGGCCTTGCTGCTGGCCAACCGCGTGATTGTGTTCAGTGACCGCCCGGCGCAGGTTCAGGCGCAGTTGAGCATTGATCGACCTTACCCTCGGCACCGCGATGACCCTTATCTGGTGGGCCTGCGCCGGCAGATACTGGGCCTGCTGGGTTTGGGAGAGAGCTGGTAG
- a CDS encoding LysR family transcriptional regulator, whose product MLKENANDLLAFLAVARERSFTKAAAKLGVSQSALSHTIRALEARLGLRLLTRTTRSVSPTEAGQHLIDTVGPHFDEIQIGLEGLSNLRDTPSGTIRINAMDHALEDILWPVLKPFLAQYPDIAIEVCCDYGFVDIAAQGFDAGVRLGEDVAEGMIATRIGPDMRMLVVGSPRYFADHPLPTTPRDLTAHACNNLRLPTNGGLYAWEFKKAGESLNVRVSGQVTFNGVYQLLKAAVDGFGLSYIPQDIVAPYLADGRLIAVLDDWCAPFAGFHLYYPSRRQASPAFALLVEALRYRG is encoded by the coding sequence ATGCTCAAAGAAAATGCCAATGACCTGCTCGCCTTCCTGGCCGTTGCGCGCGAGCGCAGCTTTACCAAGGCGGCAGCGAAACTTGGGGTGTCGCAGTCGGCACTGAGCCATACGATCCGCGCGCTGGAAGCGCGTTTGGGGCTGCGCTTGCTCACACGCACCACACGCAGCGTGTCGCCCACCGAGGCCGGGCAACACCTGATCGACACCGTCGGGCCGCACTTCGATGAAATCCAGATTGGCCTGGAAGGCCTGAGCAATTTGCGCGACACGCCCTCGGGCACGATCCGCATCAACGCCATGGACCATGCGCTGGAGGACATCCTCTGGCCGGTGCTCAAACCTTTCCTGGCCCAATACCCTGACATCGCTATCGAAGTCTGCTGCGACTACGGTTTCGTCGATATTGCCGCCCAGGGTTTCGACGCCGGCGTGCGCCTGGGGGAGGACGTGGCCGAAGGCATGATCGCCACTCGTATCGGCCCGGACATGCGCATGCTCGTCGTCGGTTCACCCCGCTATTTTGCCGACCATCCCCTTCCGACGACGCCACGCGACCTCACGGCCCACGCGTGCAACAACCTGCGCCTGCCCACCAACGGTGGCCTGTACGCCTGGGAATTCAAAAAGGCCGGGGAAAGCCTGAACGTGCGGGTGTCAGGCCAAGTGACCTTCAATGGTGTGTACCAACTGCTCAAGGCCGCCGTGGACGGGTTTGGCCTGAGCTACATTCCTCAGGACATCGTGGCGCCTTACTTGGCGGATGGCCGCTTGATCGCCGTGCTGGACGACTGGTGCGCCCCCTTTGCCGGTTTTCACCTGTACTACCCAAGCCGGCGACAGGCTTCGCCGGCGTTTGCGTTGCTGGTGGAAGCGCTGCGTTATCGCGGCTGA
- a CDS encoding cupin domain-containing protein has protein sequence MLTITPNGSQPSAQGPADWFTGTVRVDAPFKGTDAARISGATVTFEPGARTAWHTHPLGQTLIVTAGAGLVQEWGQPVRAIRPGDTVWIAPGVKHWHGATPGTAMTHIAIAEVLDGKVVDWLEPVSEGQYASAL, from the coding sequence ATGCTCACCATCACCCCCAATGGCTCGCAACCCTCAGCCCAAGGCCCTGCCGACTGGTTCACCGGCACCGTGCGCGTGGATGCGCCCTTCAAAGGCACCGATGCCGCACGCATCAGTGGCGCCACCGTCACCTTCGAACCGGGCGCACGCACCGCCTGGCATACCCACCCCTTGGGGCAGACATTGATCGTCACCGCCGGCGCCGGGCTGGTGCAGGAATGGGGCCAGCCGGTACGTGCCATCCGCCCCGGCGACACGGTGTGGATTGCCCCCGGCGTCAAGCATTGGCACGGCGCTACGCCCGGCACCGCGATGACTCATATCGCGATTGCCGAGGTGCTGGACGGCAAGGTGGTGGACTGGTTGGAGCCGGTAAGTGAAGGGCAGTACGCGTCAGCGCTGTGA
- a CDS encoding acyl-CoA thioesterase — protein MNLWFRLLFMLSRRPWRKPAHGLATTVVRMRVWPLDLDINRHVTNGRYFSLADVARMDFVLRTGAFRVALRNKALPIVGDTWGKFRRELKLFEVFEVHTRMLGWDHKWSLMEHRFVSKGRVVGVVVMRGLFKSAKGTLPPADFLRELGLAEASPPMPQWLSDWAQSCDDMSVQLREEEQV, from the coding sequence ATGAATCTCTGGTTTCGCTTGCTGTTCATGTTGTCCCGCCGCCCCTGGCGCAAGCCCGCCCATGGCTTGGCAACCACCGTGGTGCGCATGCGGGTGTGGCCGCTGGACCTGGATATCAACCGGCATGTCACCAATGGCCGGTACTTCTCCCTGGCGGACGTCGCGCGGATGGATTTTGTACTGCGCACCGGCGCGTTTCGCGTGGCCCTGCGCAACAAGGCGTTGCCGATCGTAGGCGATACCTGGGGCAAGTTTCGCCGCGAGTTGAAGCTGTTCGAAGTGTTCGAGGTGCACACCCGCATGCTCGGCTGGGACCACAAATGGAGCCTGATGGAGCACCGTTTTGTCAGCAAGGGTCGGGTGGTGGGCGTGGTGGTGATGCGCGGGCTGTTTAAATCAGCCAAGGGCACCCTGCCCCCGGCAGATTTTCTGCGGGAGCTGGGCTTGGCCGAGGCGTCACCGCCTATGCCACAGTGGCTGAGCGACTGGGCGCAGAGTTGTGATGATATGAGTGTGCAGTTGCGCGAAGAGGAGCAGGTTTGA
- a CDS encoding GlxA family transcriptional regulator has translation MHITLLLADQCSAASANLALEMLSAANLFADSPPFEIVVASLDGQAVDAWGGQRLQVACATAQVRQTDLILIPGFLFTLKDALPTFSAYGPWLREQHAQGAVLASMCTAAFLLAETGLLQGLRATTHWAFAEFFRRRYTDVVLDDAQILCEENRVITCGGASAAMDLMLHLIRRFGSPELAHTCGKYLLIDNVRTEQSVYAVWSLPKSHGDGAILRVQRWLEQHFAQALVIDDVARRFGFGVRNFKRRFKEATGYTPIAYVQTLRLERAKQMLESTRMTLDSITYAVGYEDSNSFRRLFQQRVGMLPAAYRKKFLAVSG, from the coding sequence ATGCACATTACCTTGCTCCTGGCCGATCAATGCTCCGCCGCCAGTGCGAACCTGGCCCTGGAAATGCTCAGTGCCGCCAACCTGTTTGCCGACAGCCCGCCGTTCGAGATCGTGGTCGCCTCCCTCGACGGCCAGGCCGTGGACGCCTGGGGCGGGCAGCGTTTGCAGGTGGCGTGCGCGACTGCGCAGGTGCGCCAGACCGACCTGATCCTTATCCCCGGCTTCCTCTTTACCCTCAAAGATGCCTTGCCGACTTTTTCTGCCTACGGCCCCTGGTTGCGTGAACAGCATGCCCAAGGGGCCGTGTTGGCGTCGATGTGCACGGCGGCTTTCTTGCTCGCGGAGACCGGTCTGCTGCAAGGTTTGCGCGCCACTACCCACTGGGCGTTTGCCGAGTTTTTCCGACGGCGTTACACGGATGTGGTCCTGGATGACGCGCAGATCCTCTGCGAAGAAAATCGCGTGATCACCTGCGGTGGTGCCAGTGCAGCGATGGATTTGATGCTGCACCTGATCCGCCGTTTCGGCTCACCGGAGCTGGCGCATACTTGTGGCAAATACCTGCTGATCGACAACGTGCGCACCGAGCAGTCGGTGTATGCGGTGTGGTCGTTGCCCAAGAGCCACGGCGACGGGGCGATCCTGCGGGTGCAACGCTGGCTGGAACAGCACTTTGCCCAGGCGCTGGTGATTGACGACGTGGCCCGGCGTTTTGGCTTTGGCGTGCGCAATTTCAAGCGGCGTTTCAAGGAGGCGACCGGCTATACGCCCATCGCCTATGTGCAAACCCTGCGATTGGAGCGCGCCAAGCAGATGCTGGAATCGACGCGCATGACCCTCGACAGCATCACCTACGCGGTCGGGTATGAAGACAGTAACTCGTTTCGCCGCCTGTTCCAGCAGCGCGTAGGGATGCTGCCGGCAGCGTATCGCAAGAAATTCCTGGCAGTTTCGGGCTGA
- a CDS encoding LysR family transcriptional regulator — protein sequence MFDWQDLYYFTVLARTQSLSAAARELQVEHATVGRRVDALEKALGVKLVDRLPRSRPLTAQGMALAELAAGMGEMATEVLRLSRVASIELAGTVRVSCPPSIANHCIAPHVARLRAQYPQLNLVLMPSTQLAALDKGEADIALRTVRPDEDALVRRKVGVVRFGLYSAPEFNQLPAAQWTFIAYDSSRDHLPQQAWLHQLRGQRPIVFAASDLITQQMAARAHVGAVVLPTLVGDHDPLLARLPTATDGPVRDIWLTVYPDIRRSPSVKVVMEFLVECVESKAQLRR from the coding sequence ATGTTCGATTGGCAGGATCTGTATTACTTCACCGTATTGGCCCGCACCCAGTCGCTGTCGGCAGCCGCCCGCGAGTTGCAGGTGGAACACGCCACCGTCGGGCGCCGCGTCGATGCATTGGAAAAAGCCCTGGGCGTGAAACTGGTGGACCGCCTGCCCCGCAGTCGCCCACTCACGGCCCAAGGCATGGCACTGGCCGAATTGGCGGCAGGCATGGGCGAGATGGCCACCGAAGTGCTGCGCCTGTCGCGCGTCGCCTCTATCGAACTGGCCGGCACCGTACGGGTGAGTTGCCCGCCGTCCATCGCCAACCATTGCATCGCGCCTCACGTGGCGCGGTTGCGCGCCCAGTACCCGCAGTTGAACCTGGTGCTGATGCCCTCCACGCAACTGGCCGCGCTGGACAAGGGCGAAGCCGATATTGCCTTGCGCACAGTGCGTCCCGACGAAGACGCACTGGTGCGCCGCAAGGTCGGCGTGGTGCGTTTTGGGCTCTATAGCGCGCCTGAATTCAACCAGCTACCTGCCGCGCAGTGGACCTTCATCGCCTACGACAGCAGCCGTGACCACCTGCCCCAACAAGCGTGGCTGCACCAACTGCGCGGCCAACGCCCAATCGTTTTTGCCGCCAGCGACCTGATCACCCAGCAGATGGCCGCCCGCGCGCACGTCGGCGCCGTGGTGCTGCCCACCCTGGTGGGCGATCACGACCCGCTGCTGGCGCGATTGCCCACGGCCACCGACGGCCCGGTGCGCGATATCTGGCTCACGGTGTACCCCGATATCCGTCGTTCGCCGTCGGTGAAAGTGGTGATGGAGTTTCTAGTGGAGTGCGTTGAAAGCAAGGCACAGTTACGTCGCTGA
- a CDS encoding quinone oxidoreductase family protein — MKAITLQAYGGPEVAHLRHDVAKPQVTAGHVLVKVACAGINFMDIHTRQGKYASSATYPVRLPCTLGMEGAGVVVEVGPGVSHLAVGDRVAWCIAWGAYAEYANVPADKVAQIPGAIPFDQAAAAMFQGCTAHYLIDEVARLQAGSTCLIHAASGSIGQLLVQMARRLGATVFTTGSTAEKCAIARQRGAHQAWTYDGFADQVLHATGGRGVDVVFDSLGKNTLRESFRACRTRGLIVNYGNVSGSLTDLDPIELGEAGSLFLTRPRLADHMADGATVQRRANAVFAAMLEGALTVAIEGHYTLETVQQVHERIEARQQIGKAVLWVDHNLH, encoded by the coding sequence ATGAAAGCCATCACCCTGCAAGCCTATGGCGGTCCCGAAGTCGCCCACCTTCGCCACGACGTTGCAAAACCCCAGGTCACAGCCGGGCATGTGCTGGTCAAAGTGGCCTGCGCCGGAATCAATTTCATGGACATTCATACGCGCCAAGGCAAATACGCAAGCTCCGCCACTTACCCGGTGCGCCTGCCGTGCACCTTGGGCATGGAGGGCGCCGGTGTCGTGGTGGAAGTCGGCCCCGGCGTGAGTCACTTGGCTGTGGGCGATCGCGTGGCCTGGTGCATTGCCTGGGGCGCGTATGCCGAGTACGCCAATGTGCCGGCCGACAAAGTCGCGCAGATTCCCGGCGCAATCCCCTTTGATCAAGCCGCTGCGGCGATGTTTCAGGGCTGCACGGCGCACTACCTGATTGACGAGGTGGCGCGTTTGCAAGCAGGCAGTACCTGCCTGATTCACGCGGCGTCCGGCAGCATCGGGCAATTGCTGGTGCAAATGGCGCGTCGGTTGGGGGCGACGGTGTTCACCACCGGCAGCACCGCCGAGAAATGCGCGATTGCCCGGCAGCGCGGCGCCCATCAGGCCTGGACGTATGATGGATTTGCCGACCAGGTCTTGCACGCCACTGGCGGGCGAGGGGTGGACGTGGTCTTCGATTCGCTGGGCAAAAATACCTTGCGTGAAAGTTTTCGGGCTTGTCGCACGCGCGGTTTGATCGTCAACTACGGCAACGTCTCGGGCTCGCTGACCGACCTTGACCCGATTGAGCTGGGGGAGGCGGGCTCGTTGTTTTTGACGCGACCGCGGCTGGCCGACCATATGGCCGATGGGGCGACCGTGCAACGGCGCGCCAATGCGGTATTTGCGGCCATGCTGGAGGGGGCGCTGACAGTGGCGATCGAGGGGCATTACACCCTGGAGACGGTGCAGCAGGTGCATGAACGCATTGAGGCACGGCAACAGATCGGCAAGGCAGTATTGTGGGTGGACCACAACCTGCATTAA
- a CDS encoding isochorismatase family protein produces MTYKRLNKDDAVVLLVDHQTGLISLVQHFSPNEFKNNVLTLAALAEGFEVFVVTDASGTFNEAVQRASWARMSAAGAHLVNWFSVACELQIDWRNDMEGLANLLSPRIPNYRNLMNSYSAFTAK; encoded by the coding sequence ATGACTTACAAACGCTTGAACAAAGACGACGCCGTGGTGCTATTGGTGGACCACCAGACCGGCCTGATCTCGCTGGTGCAGCATTTCTCGCCCAACGAATTCAAGAACAACGTGCTGACCCTGGCCGCGCTGGCTGAAGGCTTCGAAGTGTTCGTGGTGACTGACGCCTCCGGTACGTTCAACGAAGCCGTGCAACGCGCGTCGTGGGCACGCATGAGCGCGGCGGGTGCGCACCTGGTGAACTGGTTCTCGGTGGCCTGCGAGTTGCAGATCGACTGGCGCAACGACATGGAAGGCCTGGCCAACCTGCTGTCGCCGCGTATTCCCAACTACCGCAACCTGATGAACAGCTACTCGGCGTTTACCGCCAAGTAA